Proteins encoded together in one Chitinophaga sp. LS1 window:
- a CDS encoding segregation and condensation protein A — translation MAENSYKIKLPQFEGPFDLLLFFIERDELDIYNIPITTITNDFLDYIHHLESINIELASEFILFVSTLMRIKAKMLLPRKELDEQGVEIDPRQELIDKILEYKRFKQAAAELAEKEADRMLMIKRGNIAKELSSIGEITSEGTEIQTLTLFKLTQTFEKVMQRVKQRDNKPQHVVYKYDYTMEGSRQYMIELAQKEKTLAFEKIFDHCQDRVHAIFLFLGMLELVQMKYMTIMVGEGRNNFIIDFIEPEDRELEVAGAFDME, via the coding sequence TCTGCTGCTCTTCTTTATTGAGCGGGACGAACTGGATATCTATAATATCCCTATCACCACTATCACCAACGACTTTCTGGATTATATTCACCACCTGGAATCCATCAACATTGAGTTGGCCAGCGAATTCATCCTGTTCGTATCTACCCTGATGCGTATCAAGGCCAAGATGCTGCTGCCCCGCAAAGAACTGGATGAGCAGGGGGTGGAAATAGACCCCCGCCAGGAGTTGATTGATAAAATCCTGGAATATAAGCGTTTCAAGCAGGCGGCTGCCGAGCTGGCCGAAAAGGAAGCAGACAGGATGCTGATGATCAAAAGAGGGAATATTGCAAAGGAGTTGTCTTCTATTGGTGAAATCACCAGCGAGGGCACTGAGATTCAGACCCTTACCCTCTTCAAGCTCACCCAGACTTTCGAAAAGGTGATGCAAAGGGTAAAGCAGCGTGACAACAAGCCACAGCACGTGGTATATAAATATGATTACACCATGGAGGGCTCCCGTCAGTACATGATCGAACTGGCGCAAAAGGAGAAAACACTGGCATTTGAAAAGATCTTTGATCATTGTCAGGATAGGGTGCACGCCATTTTCCTCTTCCTGGGTATGCTGGAACTGGTGCAGATGAAGTACATGACCATTATGGTGGGTGAAGGCAGAAACAATTTTATCATCGATTTTATAGAACCTGAAGACCGTGAACTGGAAGTAGCGGGAGCTTTTGATATGGAATGA
- a CDS encoding Dps family protein, producing MSTAVTNIGLEKKTSKELAEKLNHLLAAYQVFYMNVRGFHWNIRGDKFFTLHIKFEELYTDSLTKIDEIAERILTLGFTPTHAFSDYIADSHIHEIKNEGKDTACVQHVLSGLQTIIEIEREVSALSAEVGDDGTNDLITTYIREQEKIIWMYNAYLR from the coding sequence ATGAGTACCGCAGTAACCAATATCGGACTAGAGAAAAAAACCTCAAAAGAACTAGCAGAAAAACTCAATCACCTGCTAGCCGCCTACCAGGTTTTTTACATGAACGTACGCGGCTTTCACTGGAACATTCGCGGCGACAAATTCTTCACACTTCATATAAAATTTGAAGAACTATATACCGATTCATTAACTAAAATTGATGAAATCGCAGAACGTATATTAACCTTAGGGTTCACCCCTACTCACGCCTTCTCGGATTACATCGCCGACTCTCATATTCACGAAATAAAAAACGAAGGCAAGGACACCGCCTGTGTACAACACGTACTTTCCGGCCTCCAAACCATTATCGAAATAGAACGTGAAGTCTCTGCCCTCAGCGCCGAAGTAGGTGACGATGGTACCAATGACCTCATCACTACCTACATTCGCGAACAGGAAAAAATAATCTGGATGTATAACGCATACTTGCGCTAA
- a CDS encoding YceI family protein produces the protein MAIWKIDQSHSDVEFKIKHLMITNVTGYFTQYDATVESGSDDFSDAKISFEAAVAGITTKNEQRDQHLQAEDFFHAAQFPKLTFVSTGIQKVDDENYKVTGDLTMRGVTKPVELAVEFSGIVKDPYGQTKAGFEVKGKIARKEYGISFNGPTDNGGLLLGEEVKLLASVQLVKQA, from the coding sequence ATGGCAATCTGGAAAATTGATCAATCTCACAGTGATGTAGAATTCAAGATTAAGCATCTGATGATCACTAATGTAACTGGTTATTTTACTCAATACGATGCTACTGTAGAAAGTGGCAGCGATGATTTCAGCGATGCTAAGATCTCTTTCGAAGCAGCAGTTGCTGGCATCACTACTAAGAATGAGCAACGTGACCAGCACCTGCAGGCAGAAGATTTCTTCCATGCAGCACAATTCCCTAAACTGACTTTCGTATCTACTGGTATTCAGAAAGTAGACGACGAGAACTATAAAGTAACTGGTGACCTGACTATGCGTGGTGTGACCAAACCAGTAGAACTGGCAGTAGAATTCAGCGGTATCGTTAAGGATCCATATGGACAGACTAAGGCAGGTTTTGAAGTAAAAGGTAAGATCGCAAGAAAAGAGTATGGTATTTCCTTCAATGGTCCTACCGACAACGGTGGTCTGTTGCTGGGTGAAGAAGTGAAACTGCTGGCGAGTGTGCAGTTGGTAAAACAAGCCTAA
- a CDS encoding iron-sulfur cluster-binding domain-containing protein: MYLQLQIIAIIKETADTFTYRLQAVNGEPVTYAAGQFLTFLIELHGVEYRRSYSFSSAPGIDKDLAVTIRRRENGEISRHILDHWKVGDIITTLQPAGRFTLDEVPENPFDVFLLGAGSGITPLFSLLKYMLHHHTNAHIKLVYSSPTQEQTIFHEQLQSLQSQYNEQLHIIYLFSAEGIVRRLSNGLLEPLVKEQLKYAASLAQFFVCGPPEYMRMALLTLTFMGYNEQQLHKENFIVNTAPKLARIGAPTDSTIKTVLIKKGSESYELKIPGNKNILSEALAQGITLPYSCKGGVCGSCTARCTQGTIWMALNEVLTDKEMAQGYLLTCTGYAVSETVIIEV; the protein is encoded by the coding sequence ATGTATTTACAGCTTCAGATCATCGCTATCATAAAAGAAACAGCCGATACCTTCACTTACAGGTTGCAGGCCGTGAATGGAGAACCAGTCACCTATGCGGCAGGGCAGTTCCTGACCTTTCTTATCGAATTGCATGGTGTAGAATATCGTCGTTCTTACTCCTTCAGCTCTGCTCCGGGGATTGACAAAGACCTTGCTGTCACAATACGTCGCAGGGAGAATGGAGAGATCTCCCGCCACATTCTTGATCACTGGAAGGTGGGAGACATCATCACCACCCTGCAACCCGCTGGCCGGTTCACGCTGGATGAAGTTCCTGAAAACCCTTTCGATGTATTTTTGTTAGGTGCCGGCAGTGGCATTACACCACTCTTTTCCCTGCTGAAATACATGCTGCATCATCATACAAATGCACATATCAAACTTGTTTATAGCAGCCCTACACAAGAGCAGACGATCTTTCATGAACAATTACAATCATTACAGTCGCAATACAATGAACAATTGCACATCATTTACCTCTTCAGTGCCGAAGGCATTGTGCGCAGACTGAGCAATGGCCTGCTGGAACCACTGGTAAAAGAGCAATTAAAATATGCTGCTTCACTCGCACAATTCTTTGTGTGCGGACCACCAGAATATATGCGTATGGCGCTACTCACACTCACCTTCATGGGGTATAACGAGCAACAGCTGCATAAAGAAAACTTTATAGTAAACACAGCACCTAAGCTGGCGCGTATCGGTGCGCCAACAGATAGTACTATCAAAACAGTACTGATCAAAAAAGGCAGTGAAAGCTATGAGCTTAAAATACCGGGCAATAAGAACATATTGTCCGAGGCCTTGGCTCAGGGCATTACTTTGCCATATAGCTGCAAAGGAGGAGTTTGTGGCTCCTGCACAGCCCGTTGTACGCAGGGAACAATATGGATGGCATTGAATGAAGTGCTCACTGACAAAGAGATGGCACAAGGCTACCTACTTACCTGCACAGGATATGCAGTAAGTGAGACTGTCATTATTGAAGTCTGA
- a CDS encoding helix-turn-helix domain-containing protein: MSDKKEHIEIVSLPAYAQADSNFVASSLCELKESFFATNGKPHRHDFYTIYWIKQGHIEPTIDAMTYEVNKNTLYFLAPGQVHTMTFSEKVEGYMIAFQDAFMCLKDQAASLMGINSSLFFNNQFSTVITLQPEQERDFEMLVQLMKKEVTDQEPGFDTALHGLLRYFLVLASRIKGSSMIATPDQHASHNSSLFLQFKNLIEDKYTTLKNVSDYAGLMHVKPVLLNEISKQQSGITAGEHIRNRVILEAQRYLYNTDLSAKEIAYRLGFEDPHYFSRFFKKYTGQTPSEFKETGKLAI, translated from the coding sequence ATGAGTGACAAAAAAGAACATATCGAGATCGTTTCGTTACCGGCTTATGCGCAGGCGGATAGCAATTTTGTTGCTTCCAGTCTCTGTGAGCTGAAAGAGAGTTTTTTTGCCACCAACGGTAAACCCCATCGTCATGACTTCTATACGATCTACTGGATCAAGCAGGGACATATTGAGCCTACCATTGATGCAATGACGTACGAAGTAAATAAGAATACACTTTATTTCCTGGCCCCCGGCCAGGTACATACCATGACCTTTAGCGAAAAGGTAGAAGGTTATATGATTGCTTTCCAGGACGCGTTTATGTGTCTGAAAGATCAGGCTGCTTCGCTAATGGGTATCAATTCCTCCCTCTTCTTCAACAATCAGTTCAGCACAGTGATTACCCTGCAGCCAGAGCAGGAAAGAGATTTTGAGATGCTGGTACAGCTCATGAAGAAGGAAGTGACGGACCAGGAGCCAGGTTTTGATACGGCTTTGCATGGATTGCTGCGCTATTTCCTGGTACTGGCCTCCCGTATAAAAGGGAGTAGTATGATCGCTACCCCGGATCAGCATGCTTCGCACAACAGCTCCTTATTTTTACAGTTTAAGAACCTCATCGAAGATAAATATACCACCCTGAAGAATGTATCTGACTATGCAGGTCTGATGCATGTGAAGCCCGTATTGCTGAATGAGATCAGCAAGCAGCAGTCAGGTATTACGGCAGGTGAGCATATCCGTAACCGGGTAATCCTGGAAGCGCAGCGTTATTTATATAATACTGATTTGTCAGCAAAAGAGATTGCATATAGGTTAGGTTTTGAAGATCCTCACTACTTTAGTCGCTTTTTTAAAAAATATACCGGTCAGACCCCTTCTGAATTCAAAGAGACTGGGAAACTTGCAATTTGA
- a CDS encoding OsmC family protein, translating to MKRNASANWQGTGKDGKGTVTTQSAVLSSTPYSYKSRFEDGNGTNPEELIAAAHAGCFTMKLSFLISGAGFTPENLDTKATVTLENGAVTGSHLELKATVPGLDAAKFAELAEEARTNCPISKLLNTEITLDASLA from the coding sequence ATGAAGAGAAATGCTTCTGCTAACTGGCAAGGTACAGGAAAGGACGGGAAAGGAACAGTTACTACACAGTCTGCTGTACTGAGCAGCACCCCTTATTCTTATAAGAGCCGTTTCGAGGATGGAAATGGTACTAACCCTGAAGAACTGATTGCAGCTGCGCATGCGGGCTGTTTTACAATGAAATTGAGTTTCCTGATTTCAGGTGCGGGTTTTACGCCTGAGAACCTGGATACGAAGGCGACGGTGACTTTGGAGAATGGTGCGGTGACTGGTAGTCATCTTGAGTTGAAGGCGACGGTGCCGGGTTTGGATGCAGCGAAGTTTGCGGAGTTGGCTGAGGAGGCGAGGACGAATTGTCCGATTTCGAAGTTGTTGAATACGGAGATTACGCTGGATGCCAGTCTGGCTTAA